From bacterium:
ACACTTTTACGCCCTCTATACATTCTGCCTCGTCTATGTCATTGACTGTCATACCCTTGGCGTAGGAACCCGGGTATCCGCCGGATGCAATGACGACGCAGAGCGCAAAGCCATCGGAAACACCGACATGCGTGCCGGACACATTCCCCCTGGCGCACGCAAGAAGTATTTCCGCCAGATCGCCGTCGAGGAGCGGCAGAACCGCCTGGGTTTCGGGGTCGCCGAACCGGCAGTTGAACTCAACCACTTTCGGGCCGTCGGAGGTCGCCATGATCCCGGCATACAGGAGACCTTTGTAGGGTACTCCTTCGCGGGCCATACCGTCGAGAGTCGGCTGGAGTATCTCGCGTTCGATCCTGTCCATGAGCGGTTTCGAGACGAGGGGAGCGGGAGCATACGCACCCATACCGCCGGTATTCGGTCCCGTATCGCCGTCGAAAACGCGTTTGTGGTCCTGCGATGAAACGAGCAGCTTGTATGTCGATCCATCGCACAAAGCGAATATGGAAGCTTCCTCGCCCGTCATGTTTTCCTCGATAACGACCGTATGACCGGATTCGCCGAACGCATCATCGAGCATCATGGTCTTTAGTATCTTCTGCGCCTCAGCGGGATTTGCAGCATATACGGCGCCCTTTCCGGCGGCAAGGCCGCTCGCCTTTATCCACATGTCTCCGCCGAGAGAAACTGCATATGCCGATGCTTTCCCGAAATCGGTAAAACTACCAAATTCGGCTGTCGGGATGCCGCAGGAACGCATGATCCGTTTCGAAAACGCCTTGGAACCCTCGATTTGAGCCGCCCCGAAAGAGGGGCCGAACACTGCAATGCCCGCCTCTTCGAGAAGATCGGTTATACCCATGCACAGGGGAATCTCGGGACCGACCACGACAAGATCGATTTTCTCGCCGAGGGCAAACTTGCCGATGCCCGACAGGTCGTCCGCCTTTATTTTCACGCATCGGGCGTACTCCGAGATGCCGGGATTTCCGGGAGCTGCATATATCGCAGCAGCGG
This genomic window contains:
- the purD gene encoding phosphoribosylamine--glycine ligase; its protein translation is MKILVVGSGGREHALVWKLAQSPAAAAIYAAPGNPGISEYARCVKIKADDLSGIGKFALGEKIDLVVVGPEIPLCMGITDLLEEAGIAVFGPSFGAAQIEGSKAFSKRIMRSCGIPTAEFGSFTDFGKASAYAVSLGGDMWIKASGLAAGKGAVYAANPAEAQKILKTMMLDDAFGESGHTVVIEENMTGEEASIFALCDGSTYKLLVSSQDHKRVFDGDTGPNTGGMGAYAPAPLVSKPLMDRIEREILQPTLDGMAREGVPYKGLLYAGIMATSDGPKVVEFNCRFGDPETQAVLPLLDGDLAEILLACARGNVSGTHVGVSDGFALCVVIASGGYPGSYAKGMTVNDIDEAECIEGVKV